One window of the Flavobacteriales bacterium TMED191 genome contains the following:
- a CDS encoding sarcosine oxidase subunit delta translates to MIRIRCPFXGIRDHSEFSYLGDASKVRPSGAEANTPEIWYDYLYIRDNPRGPHLELWQHVHGCRSFVKVERNTLTHEVLSCSSPFDDPDLDVSGGTD, encoded by the coding sequence ATGATAAGAATAAGATGTCCATTCTGNGGAATTCGAGACCACTCGGAATTTTCTTACTTGGGTGACGCCAGCAAGGTTCGGCCATCTGGCGCCGAAGCGAACACACCCGAGATCTGGTATGATTATTTATATATCAGAGACAATCCCCGTGGCCCCCATTTGGAACTTTGGCAACATGTGCATGGATGTCGCTCCTTCGTGAAAGTAGAGAGAAACACGTTAACGCATGAGGTGTTGAGTTGCTCGAGTCCATTTGACGACCCAGATTTAGACGTGTCAGGAGGTACCGATTGA
- a CDS encoding sarcosine oxidase subunit beta family protein, translating to MAEYSFIELAKNAITGNSNWGRVWRDPEPKKHYDVIIVGGGGHGLASAFYLAKNHGVKKVAVLEKGWLGGGNTGRNTTIIRSNYLLDENALFYEKALQLWEQLSHELNFNVMFSQRGVINLAHSDAQMDAFARRGNSMILNGIDAELYDLPQVKKLLPYLDYSDEARFPICGGLXQRRGGTARHXAVAWGLARAADRLGVDIIQNCEXLDFQQANNRVTAVKTSRGLIGCDRIGISVAGHSGALTARLDIKLPIESHILQAFVSEPVKPMVDTVVTFGAGHFYLNQSDKGSLVFGGDLDMYNSYAQRGNMHTVENVVSAGIAMIPSLSRLRLQRHWGGIMDMSMDGSPIIDKTRIDNLYLNCGWCYGGFKATPGSGWVFAHTIANDEPHKLIKGFNLDRFKTGNLLDERGAGPYPNRH from the coding sequence TTGGCTGAATATTCATTTATCGAGTTAGCGAAAAATGCCATCACCGGTAACAGCAATTGGGGTCGGGTATGGCGAGATCCGGAACCAAAAAAACATTACGACGTCATAATCGTGGGTGGTGGCGGGCACGGCTTGGCGAGCGCTTTCTACCTTGCAAAAAATCACGGTGTCAAAAAAGTTGCTGTGCTTGAAAAGGGCTGGCTCGGCGGGGGAAATACCGGGCGAAATACTACAATCATCCGGTCAAATTATTTGTTGGATGAGAACGCGCTTTTTTATGAGAAAGCTCTGCAGCTTTGGGAGCAGTTAAGCCACGAACTTAATTTCAACGTAATGTTTAGCCAGAGGGGCGTGATTAATCTAGCCCACTCCGATGCACAAATGGATGCCTTTGCGAGGCGGGGAAACTCTATGATCTTGAATGGCATTGATGCGGAACTTTATGATTTACCGCAAGTAAAAAAGTTACTCCCCTATTTGGATTATTCTGACGAGGCGAGATTTCCCATTTGTGGCGGTTTGNTTCAGCGTCGTGGTGGAACTGCACGCCATGANGCAGTTGCTTGGGGCTTAGCCAGAGCCGCCGACCGGCTCGGTGTAGACATTATTCAAAACTGTGAAGNCTTAGATTTTCAACAGGCGAACAACAGGGTAACAGCCGTAAAAACCTCACGCGGTTTAATCGGGTGTGATAGGATTGGAATTTCCGTTGCTGGGCACTCTGGAGCTTTAACAGCAAGACTAGACATAAAGCTGCCAATAGAAAGCCACATATTACAAGCATTTGTCTCGGAACCTGTAAAACCGATGGTTGATACAGTTGTAACATTCGGGGCGGGCCACTTTTATCTAAATCAATCAGACAAGGGCAGTTTGGTTTTTGGAGGTGACCTCGATATGTACAACTCTTATGCACAGCGCGGTAATATGCACACCGTTGAGAACGTCGTTAGCGCTGGTATCGCAATGATACCAAGTTTGTCCCGCCTCCGATTGCAAAGGCATTGGGGCGGTATAATGGACATGTCTATGGATGGGAGTCCAATTATCGATAAAACACGGATAGATAATTTATATCTTAATTGCGGATGGTGCTACGGCGGGTTTAAAGCAACCCCAGGGTCTGGTTGGGTATTCGCACATACGATTGCAAATGATGAACCACATAAATTGATAAAGGGCTTCAATCTTGATCGATTTAAAACGGGCAATCTTCTAGATGAACGGGGTGCAGGTCCATACCCAAACCGACATTAA